From a region of the Paenibacillus sp. R14(2021) genome:
- a CDS encoding carbohydrate ABC transporter permease, with protein sequence MKKTLLILVAVILAAVFLLPLIWMLSTSFKNDFEALAGQMNLIPKKPTFENYLNGLKGNLMNVPITRWISNSLFVGAAGTAIVLLFSSMAAFALARLQDLPLKKLMFPMFIGSMMIPGILTFLPMYMEFNTLGWINTYAALILPYSSGAFGVFLLFQFFSAFPKEIEEAARIDGANKWQIYSRILLPASVSIMVTLAIFTFMGIYNDFVWPLYSTTSPEMRTITAGIAMMAQGSYTQAYGKLMSMTVIATLPVFIIFIVGQRSFVKAITQAGVK encoded by the coding sequence ATGAAAAAAACATTACTTATTCTCGTTGCTGTCATCCTTGCAGCTGTTTTCCTGCTCCCGCTGATTTGGATGTTGTCCACTTCCTTCAAGAATGATTTTGAGGCACTTGCCGGGCAAATGAATCTGATTCCGAAAAAGCCAACGTTCGAGAACTACCTGAACGGGTTAAAAGGCAACCTCATGAACGTTCCGATTACACGCTGGATCTCGAACTCCTTGTTCGTAGGTGCTGCAGGCACGGCGATCGTCCTGTTGTTCTCTTCCATGGCTGCATTTGCGCTGGCCAGGTTGCAGGACTTGCCGCTGAAGAAGCTGATGTTCCCGATGTTTATCGGTTCGATGATGATCCCGGGCATTCTGACCTTCCTGCCGATGTACATGGAATTTAATACGCTTGGCTGGATCAATACGTATGCGGCCCTCATTCTTCCTTACTCGTCCGGCGCGTTTGGCGTATTTCTGCTGTTTCAATTTTTCTCCGCATTTCCGAAAGAGATCGAAGAGGCTGCGCGGATCGACGGCGCAAACAAATGGCAGATTTATTCCCGTATTCTGCTGCCCGCTTCGGTATCCATTATGGTGACGCTTGCAATCTTTACGTTTATGGGCATATACAATGATTTCGTCTGGCCGCTTTATTCAACAACTTCGCCGGAGATGCGTACGATTACAGCCGGCATTGCGATGATGGCGCAGGGCAGCTACACGCAGGCATACGGCAAGCTGATGTCGATGACGGTTATCGCGACGCTTCCGGTATTTATCATCTTTATCGTAGGCCAGCGTTCCTTCGTGAAAGCCATTACGCAAGCTGGCGTGAAATAG
- a CDS encoding ABC transporter substrate-binding protein — translation MKKSMKLLGTSLVALSLVAAAGCGSNSNNDGNSGGKDAGSSNQTNSGTNAAAGNSGDAKAEKADILFWTPFSGADGEFMKKIVEKYNSSQDTYKVKLVIQPNGEYYKLLDVAMSAGKDRPDLAIMHVDQIPTYVNKGQLQPMDDLASAAAINKADYVEAPVNYETIDGKWYGIPLDIHPLVMYYNKDLFEKAGIAAPPTNRAEFEADVEKLTDKSKGVYGYVLPTLWPQQFIFPTLVWQNGGDLWNGTDVAYNSPEAVEMVKWMRGLVDKGVSPGNVQQDGENTLFLQGKNAIQFNGPWMKGQFDEAGINYGVAPVPQIGKAKQAVFAGSHNFVLPKGVTDANVIKGIGDFLKYVSTNSMDWAASGQALASKPMLESAEFKALDMQSNVAKSFDHVQFAPNVLNWATISDPIWGELSNALLGKKDPQKAMDDAVAKSRQAMKK, via the coding sequence ATGAAGAAATCGATGAAGCTTTTAGGTACCTCATTAGTCGCACTTAGCCTTGTTGCGGCAGCAGGCTGTGGCAGCAACAGCAATAACGACGGCAATAGCGGCGGCAAGGACGCTGGAAGCAGCAACCAGACAAACAGCGGCACGAATGCTGCAGCAGGAAATAGCGGAGATGCCAAAGCAGAGAAAGCAGACATCCTGTTCTGGACACCGTTCTCCGGCGCTGACGGCGAGTTTATGAAGAAGATTGTTGAGAAATACAACTCTTCGCAAGACACCTACAAAGTGAAGCTCGTTATTCAGCCGAACGGCGAATACTACAAGCTGCTTGACGTAGCGATGAGCGCGGGCAAAGACCGTCCAGATCTGGCGATCATGCACGTGGACCAAATCCCGACTTACGTGAACAAAGGCCAGCTTCAGCCGATGGACGATCTGGCGTCAGCAGCAGCAATCAATAAAGCTGATTATGTAGAAGCGCCGGTGAACTACGAGACAATCGACGGTAAATGGTACGGCATTCCGCTCGACATTCACCCGCTCGTTATGTACTACAACAAAGACCTCTTCGAGAAAGCCGGCATCGCGGCTCCGCCAACAAACCGTGCCGAATTCGAGGCGGATGTCGAGAAGCTGACAGACAAGTCGAAAGGCGTATACGGCTATGTTCTTCCAACGCTCTGGCCGCAGCAATTTATTTTCCCGACGCTGGTATGGCAAAATGGCGGCGACCTATGGAACGGTACGGACGTAGCTTACAACTCGCCTGAAGCCGTTGAAATGGTGAAATGGATGCGCGGCCTCGTAGATAAAGGCGTATCCCCGGGCAACGTACAGCAGGATGGCGAGAATACCCTGTTCCTGCAAGGCAAGAACGCAATCCAATTTAACGGTCCTTGGATGAAAGGCCAATTCGATGAAGCAGGCATTAACTACGGCGTAGCGCCGGTGCCGCAAATCGGCAAAGCGAAACAAGCGGTATTCGCGGGTTCCCATAACTTCGTACTTCCTAAAGGTGTAACGGATGCAAACGTGATTAAAGGCATCGGCGACTTCCTGAAATATGTATCGACCAACTCGATGGATTGGGCGGCTTCCGGCCAGGCGCTGGCTTCCAAGCCCATGCTGGAAAGCGCGGAATTCAAGGCGCTCGACATGCAAAGCAACGTAGCGAAATCGTTCGACCATGTCCAATTCGCGCCAAACGTACTGAACTGGGCAACGATCTCCGATCCGATCTGGGGCGAACTGAGCAATGCGCTGCTGGGCAAGAAGGACCCGCAGAAAGCGATGGACGATGCTGTAGCGAAGTCCAGACAAGCGATGAAAAAATAA
- a CDS encoding DeoR/GlpR family DNA-binding transcription regulator, translating to MIVIERRHRIKELLLKERSVKVADLVREFNVSEETVRRDLNQLEKEGLIVKNYGGAVLSDDLQVAFNQIPPVQQRKFELFEEKDAIGAAAASLVEDKQIVILDSGSTTWCVARHLNTLKELTIVTNGVNIADECANSEGTEIFLLGGKLIKKSMSIVGPQAEADMHKYNADYVFLGTSGISLKKGCTSSDPYEAEIKRVMIETAQQVVIVADHSKFNRQALLSFSSFDKVDMLITSDLVEPAILQAIEAQGVKVIVVPVGGTIG from the coding sequence ATGATCGTCATTGAGAGACGTCACCGGATCAAAGAGTTACTCTTGAAAGAAAGAAGCGTAAAAGTGGCCGACCTGGTCCGCGAGTTCAACGTATCCGAAGAAACGGTCCGGCGAGATCTAAATCAATTGGAGAAAGAGGGCCTGATCGTCAAAAATTACGGAGGCGCCGTCCTCTCGGACGATTTGCAGGTCGCCTTCAATCAAATTCCGCCGGTACAGCAGCGGAAATTCGAGTTGTTCGAGGAGAAGGACGCCATTGGCGCGGCCGCCGCGTCGCTTGTCGAAGACAAGCAGATCGTCATACTGGATTCCGGTTCGACGACATGGTGTGTTGCCCGGCATTTAAATACGTTGAAGGAATTGACGATCGTTACCAACGGCGTCAATATCGCGGATGAATGCGCAAATTCGGAAGGCACGGAGATCTTCTTGCTCGGCGGGAAGCTGATTAAGAAATCCATGAGCATCGTCGGCCCTCAAGCGGAAGCGGACATGCACAAATACAATGCGGATTACGTATTTCTCGGGACTTCAGGCATTTCCCTCAAAAAGGGCTGCACCAGTTCCGACCCTTACGAGGCCGAAATCAAACGGGTCATGATCGAAACCGCGCAGCAAGTGGTTATCGTTGCCGATCATAGCAAGTTTAACCGTCAAGCCCTTCTCTCGTTCAGCAGCTTCGACAAGGTGGATATGCTCATTACCAGCGATCTGGTAGAACCGGCCATCCTACAAGCGATCGAGGCGCAGGGCGTGAAGGTGATCGTCGTTCCCGTGGGCGGGACAATTGGATAA
- a CDS encoding family 43 glycosylhydrolase, with protein MNPKHWAVLAAAVLLVGAAVIGVWVLKDSAKDEKEITAHYNGHGGTFKNTLAEIDTPDPSVIYKDGYYYMTFTHNGADIMVMKSRTMDFKQAERKVVWYPDIGTRYSAELWAPEMQFLQGKWYIYFAADDGLNENHRMFVLEADTDDPMGSYTFKGQITDDTNKWAIDGLAMELNDKLYFVWSGWESDINIQQNTYIAPMSDPLTISGPRVLLSEPDLEWERAGGPPFINEGHSILHHNGQVHIVYSGAGSWTPFYALGMLTLKECADPLVALNWTKAQEPILKMDEVAGVYGPGHNSFVTSPDGTEQWIVYHATTAPTDGWGNRKARAQKLVWDKAGNLQIGKPLSLDTAIEVPAGTGVFKADAASADVSFDLIPSTIQTTAPLLIHYQNGTEDKVRAKVSVNGEQTADAELPKVLGAGYAYTDIALAAGMNEIHITMDGGQGRIEAIELPRYEAEYAAAGTQGEAEENLFSSAGGKVVIATGEGEALRFANIQVPVSGAYEIRLAAANFSGSDAELQIRADGIGSKGSSIVFPNGKRNNYQTHSVTLQLKAGKNAIILENATSEVHVDYMDILRSSTQ; from the coding sequence TTGAATCCGAAACATTGGGCTGTTCTGGCAGCAGCAGTGCTGCTTGTTGGGGCGGCTGTTATAGGAGTGTGGGTATTGAAAGATTCCGCGAAGGACGAAAAGGAAATTACAGCCCATTACAACGGGCATGGCGGTACGTTCAAAAATACGCTAGCCGAGATCGATACGCCGGATCCAAGCGTGATCTACAAAGACGGCTACTATTATATGACCTTTACGCATAACGGCGCGGATATCATGGTGATGAAATCCCGTACCATGGACTTCAAGCAGGCAGAAAGAAAGGTGGTCTGGTATCCCGATATCGGAACCCGTTATTCGGCTGAGCTGTGGGCGCCGGAAATGCAGTTCCTGCAAGGCAAATGGTACATCTATTTCGCCGCTGACGACGGTCTTAACGAGAATCACCGGATGTTTGTCCTAGAAGCGGATACCGATGATCCGATGGGCAGCTATACGTTTAAAGGTCAGATCACCGACGACACGAATAAATGGGCGATTGACGGCCTTGCCATGGAACTGAACGACAAGCTTTATTTTGTATGGTCCGGCTGGGAAAGCGATATCAACATACAGCAAAATACGTATATCGCACCGATGAGCGATCCGCTGACAATCAGCGGTCCACGTGTTCTGCTTTCCGAGCCTGATCTGGAATGGGAGAGAGCCGGAGGTCCTCCATTTATTAATGAAGGACACTCGATTCTCCATCATAATGGCCAGGTTCATATCGTATATTCGGGAGCGGGCAGTTGGACGCCGTTTTATGCGCTTGGCATGCTGACGCTCAAGGAATGCGCAGATCCTCTCGTCGCTTTGAACTGGACGAAGGCACAAGAGCCGATTCTGAAGATGGACGAAGTCGCTGGCGTTTATGGTCCGGGCCATAATTCCTTCGTTACTTCACCTGACGGCACAGAGCAGTGGATCGTCTATCATGCTACAACAGCTCCAACGGATGGCTGGGGCAATCGCAAGGCACGCGCGCAGAAGCTGGTATGGGACAAAGCCGGCAATCTGCAAATCGGCAAGCCGTTAAGCCTGGATACAGCAATTGAGGTTCCTGCGGGTACAGGCGTATTCAAGGCGGACGCTGCATCAGCGGATGTAAGCTTTGATCTGATTCCTTCTACAATTCAAACAACGGCACCTCTGCTTATTCATTATCAGAATGGTACGGAAGATAAGGTTCGAGCCAAAGTGAGTGTTAACGGTGAACAAACTGCAGATGCTGAGCTCCCTAAGGTGCTAGGAGCCGGATACGCTTATACCGACATCGCGCTTGCAGCAGGAATGAACGAGATTCATATCACTATGGATGGCGGGCAAGGCCGCATCGAAGCGATTGAGCTTCCTAGATACGAAGCGGAGTATGCTGCGGCAGGGACGCAAGGCGAAGCCGAGGAGAATCTGTTCTCGTCAGCTGGAGGTAAGGTTGTCATTGCGACGGGAGAAGGCGAAGCCCTGCGGTTTGCCAATATTCAGGTGCCGGTAAGCGGGGCCTACGAGATCAGATTGGCTGCGGCAAATTTTTCGGGCAGCGATGCAGAGCTGCAAATTCGCGCAGACGGAATTGGAAGCAAAGGGAGTAGTATTGTTTTTCCAAACGGAAAACGCAACAATTACCAAACTCATTCGGTTACCTTGCAATTGAAGGCGGGCAAGAACGCCATTATACTGGAGAATGCGACTTCAGAGGTGCATGTCGACTATATGGATATCTTGCGAAGTTCTACACAATAG
- a CDS encoding class II fructose-bisphosphate aldolase produces the protein MTRVKPSNVVVLKKGMEQAEKGSYALGSFSPRYTPMIAAVLRAGQKTQSPLIVQISSKELVRYGITPKAFADEFYACIESERITVPVVLHLDHTKDMAVIREAIAAGFTSVMMDASEKPLEDNIADSKEAAEYAHRHGVSVEAELGMIGTTDFVETDKDEELFTDPQEALRFVTESNVDALAVSCGTAHGVYMVKLPSIDYKRLQAIRALTPVHLVLHGGSGVPAEMMKQAILLPGGGVSKVNIATDLELAFLGALGREERMTNEECRNLSPADLERGRAAVEAAVADKMTHFLGCAGKAGQFEYSAV, from the coding sequence ATGACAAGAGTGAAACCATCTAACGTCGTTGTGCTGAAAAAGGGAATGGAACAAGCAGAGAAGGGCAGTTACGCGCTGGGCTCATTCTCGCCGCGCTATACCCCGATGATTGCAGCCGTTCTTCGAGCAGGCCAAAAGACGCAGTCGCCGCTGATCGTGCAAATCTCCAGCAAGGAGCTCGTTCGCTACGGCATTACGCCGAAGGCGTTCGCGGATGAATTTTACGCTTGCATCGAGTCGGAACGCATTACCGTTCCGGTCGTGCTTCATCTGGATCATACGAAGGATATGGCCGTTATCCGCGAAGCGATCGCCGCTGGCTTCACGTCCGTCATGATGGATGCCTCCGAGAAGCCGCTCGAGGACAATATCGCGGACTCCAAGGAAGCGGCCGAATACGCGCATCGGCATGGCGTTTCTGTCGAAGCGGAGCTCGGAATGATCGGAACTACGGATTTCGTCGAGACGGATAAGGACGAAGAGCTGTTTACGGACCCTCAGGAAGCGCTGCGATTCGTCACGGAATCGAACGTGGATGCGCTCGCCGTCTCATGCGGCACCGCGCACGGCGTCTACATGGTGAAGCTTCCGAGTATCGACTACAAGCGGTTGCAGGCAATTCGCGCGTTGACGCCGGTTCATCTCGTGCTTCACGGCGGTTCGGGCGTACCGGCGGAGATGATGAAGCAAGCCATCCTGCTTCCGGGCGGCGGCGTAAGCAAGGTGAATATCGCCACCGATCTGGAGCTGGCGTTCCTTGGCGCGCTCGGCCGGGAAGAGCGGATGACGAATGAAGAATGCCGAAATCTATCGCCTGCTGACCTTGAACGAGGAAGGGCAGCCGTCGAAGCGGCCGTCGCGGATAAAATGACGCATTTTCTTGGCTGCGCGGGCAAAGCGGGCCAATTCGAATATTCAGCGGTATAA
- the nagA gene encoding N-acetylglucosamine-6-phosphate deacetylase produces the protein MTVCLIRNVRLLGGAEPVQCDVRVRDGQITEVHRDKAIAPAEYETDMEIDGSGHLLIPGMIDVHIHGADGFDMMDGTLRSLEAVSVACARTGCTTFLATSVSSSLEDLFGMLASVSQYEGKEQGARIAGVHIEGPYLNTKRKGMQNERYLRHPDRDEMKAILERAGSLIRMVTLAPELPGGLEMVAFLKERGIVVSVAHSDATYEEAKQAFRCGASHVTHCFNGMRPIHHREPGVVVAAFEETDVSVQAIVDDVHLHPAIVRLLYREKGADKMVLITDALQAMGMGDGSYLFGGHKVTVSQGVATLEDGTLASSTVTMNAALAKAVKAGIPLEDAVRMATETPAAVLGLSRKGRIAPGMDADLVLINEQFEVLWTMVNGDIVYNRTE, from the coding sequence ATGACGGTTTGTTTGATCCGGAATGTGCGTTTACTGGGCGGAGCTGAGCCGGTTCAATGCGATGTCCGTGTTCGGGATGGCCAAATAACGGAAGTTCATCGAGACAAAGCAATTGCCCCTGCGGAATACGAGACGGACATGGAAATCGACGGCAGCGGCCATCTGCTCATCCCGGGCATGATCGATGTCCATATACACGGTGCCGATGGCTTTGATATGATGGACGGTACGCTCCGCAGCCTGGAGGCGGTATCCGTTGCATGCGCTAGAACAGGCTGCACGACATTCCTGGCGACTTCCGTATCCTCGTCGTTGGAAGACCTGTTCGGCATGCTGGCTAGTGTCTCTCAATACGAAGGGAAGGAACAAGGAGCGCGAATTGCCGGCGTGCATATTGAAGGGCCGTATCTGAATACGAAGCGTAAAGGCATGCAGAATGAACGGTACTTGCGCCATCCGGATCGGGATGAAATGAAGGCGATTCTGGAGAGGGCGGGTTCGTTGATCCGAATGGTGACCCTGGCGCCTGAACTTCCCGGGGGCTTGGAGATGGTTGCGTTTCTGAAAGAGCGCGGCATCGTGGTGTCCGTGGCGCATTCCGATGCGACGTACGAGGAAGCCAAACAAGCGTTTCGATGCGGCGCAAGCCATGTTACCCATTGTTTCAACGGCATGCGCCCGATCCATCATCGGGAGCCGGGGGTCGTCGTCGCCGCCTTCGAAGAAACCGATGTGAGCGTGCAAGCCATCGTCGACGATGTCCATCTTCATCCCGCCATCGTTCGTTTGCTTTATCGAGAGAAGGGAGCCGATAAGATGGTTCTCATTACAGATGCGCTCCAAGCGATGGGGATGGGGGATGGCAGCTATCTATTCGGCGGTCACAAGGTGACGGTGTCGCAAGGTGTCGCCACGCTGGAGGACGGTACGCTCGCTTCAAGCACGGTAACGATGAATGCGGCATTAGCGAAAGCCGTTAAAGCCGGTATCCCGTTGGAGGACGCCGTCCGTATGGCAACGGAGACGCCGGCAGCCGTGCTGGGCTTATCCCGGAAAGGGCGAATCGCGCCGGGAATGGATGCGGATCTGGTGCTGATAAATGAGCAATTCGAGGTCTTATGGACAATGGTTAATGGAGATATCGTTTACAACCGTACAGAGTAA
- a CDS encoding carbohydrate ABC transporter permease, with the protein MVKSTLQSRLTSTLFVLPYLLCFCAFLLIPILYGVYISFHNFELLSEKHAFVGFDNYMKIFTPGSYLFEQFTTGLWNTMQFVLYSVPLLVVLGLALALLLNQLPKRIRGLFRTFYFMPYAISGSVMAVIWLMMFDTNAGFLNGLLAKMHIDPVAWLTDLPWVWVSLVLTTLWWTIGFNMIIFTNALNEVPEDYYEAASIDGANAWRRFVSITLPSIRPVMLFIIITSTIASFNVYAQPFLLTRGGPGNSTRVLLMNVLDEAFKGKQVGSASAMAILMAVIIIIISVVQYRFAYGRKE; encoded by the coding sequence TTGGTTAAGAGCACCTTGCAATCCCGCTTAACGTCAACCTTGTTTGTACTTCCTTATTTGCTTTGCTTTTGCGCGTTTCTGCTGATTCCGATTTTGTACGGCGTCTATATTTCATTCCATAATTTCGAGCTTCTGTCGGAAAAGCATGCGTTCGTAGGTTTCGATAATTATATGAAAATCTTCACGCCGGGCTCTTATTTGTTTGAGCAGTTCACGACCGGTCTTTGGAATACCATGCAGTTCGTGCTGTACTCGGTTCCGCTGCTTGTTGTCCTTGGTCTAGCCCTTGCGCTGCTGCTGAATCAGCTGCCGAAGCGGATCCGCGGGCTGTTCCGTACGTTTTACTTCATGCCGTACGCAATCTCCGGCTCCGTCATGGCGGTAATATGGCTTATGATGTTTGACACCAATGCGGGCTTCCTGAACGGCCTGCTGGCCAAAATGCATATCGATCCGGTAGCTTGGCTGACCGATCTGCCATGGGTATGGGTATCGCTTGTTCTTACAACGCTGTGGTGGACGATTGGCTTTAATATGATTATATTCACAAATGCGCTGAATGAAGTGCCTGAGGATTATTATGAGGCCGCTTCCATTGACGGAGCGAATGCGTGGAGAAGATTCGTCAGCATCACGCTGCCGTCGATCCGTCCCGTTATGCTGTTCATCATTATTACTTCTACCATCGCTTCCTTTAACGTGTATGCACAGCCTTTCTTGCTGACACGCGGGGGACCCGGCAACAGCACACGCGTGCTTCTGATGAACGTCCTGGATGAAGCGTTTAAAGGCAAGCAGGTCGGCTCGGCTTCGGCGATGGCGATTCTGATGGCGGTTATTATCATTATTATCTCGGTCGTCCAATACCGGTTTGCTTATGGAAGGAAGGAGTAG
- a CDS encoding alpha-mannosidase: protein MHQNEKKKLYMIGNAHLDPVWLWPWQEGFQETKATFRSALDRMKEYDDFIFTSSSAQNYEWVEQNDPAMFREIQVRVAEGRWVIVGGWWIQPDCNIPSGESFVRQGLYGQRYFKKKFGVTAKVGYNVDSFGHFGMMPQILKKSGMDYYVMMRPMPNEKGLPGRLFKWESDDGSQVLAFRILFEYCSWGKDLENHIRRCETELRAPFDQLMSFYGVGNHGGGPTRENIDSIKRLQKEQDDVELVFSSPNAFFEDMERQNLPLPVVHDDLQHHASGCYAAHSGVKQWNRRAENLMATAEKISSIAAWTTGQPYPKDYDRAWKNILFNQFHDILAGTSIETAYDDARNEYGEALAIASRGLNFAVQSLSWNIHIEEEENMKPIVVFNPHAWESRVNVEVEVGSLKDEHVLIDDEGRPVAFQRIQPSATSNGRYRLSFIAGLPSLGYRVYRLTSNPSALKAMASPVKANDYSMENGRFRIEFDPNTGYIVSLRDKHHDVEVFRNAAARPVVIEDKSDTWSHNVFHFNNVIGAFTASRVQLVEHGPVKSVIRVTSDYGRSSLVQDFTMYAELDHIDVKATIDWREQFKMLKLVFPVNLIFTRQSYEQPYGYIERAHNGEEEPGQSWIDYSGITRDTSKVYGVSLINDSKYSYSIHNKEMAITLLRSPIYAHHDPLVPSDTGHYSFIDQGIQTLHYAILPHEGTWETAGTVKRAAELNQRPITVIETYHKGELPQRDSYLSVDVDNVLVSVLKKSEDNDDLILRAYETAKTSTRAVIALPKWNRRIEADFGPCEIKTFRIPKDASLPVTETNLIEWELES, encoded by the coding sequence ATGCATCAGAACGAGAAGAAGAAGCTGTACATGATCGGCAACGCCCATTTGGACCCCGTCTGGCTCTGGCCTTGGCAGGAAGGCTTTCAAGAGACGAAAGCGACGTTTCGTTCGGCACTGGACCGGATGAAGGAATATGACGATTTCATCTTCACGTCCAGCTCCGCGCAAAATTACGAGTGGGTGGAACAAAACGACCCTGCGATGTTCCGCGAGATTCAAGTCCGCGTCGCCGAAGGCCGATGGGTGATTGTCGGCGGCTGGTGGATTCAGCCGGACTGCAATATCCCGAGCGGCGAATCGTTCGTGCGGCAGGGGTTGTACGGCCAGCGGTATTTCAAGAAGAAGTTCGGCGTTACCGCCAAAGTCGGCTACAACGTGGACAGTTTTGGTCATTTCGGCATGATGCCGCAAATTTTGAAGAAGAGCGGCATGGATTATTACGTCATGATGCGTCCGATGCCCAATGAGAAAGGTCTCCCGGGCCGGCTGTTCAAGTGGGAGTCGGATGACGGTTCCCAGGTGCTCGCTTTCCGCATTCTGTTCGAATATTGCTCGTGGGGCAAAGATCTGGAGAACCATATCCGCCGCTGCGAGACGGAGCTCAGAGCACCGTTCGACCAGTTGATGAGCTTCTACGGCGTAGGCAACCACGGAGGCGGGCCGACTCGGGAGAACATCGACAGCATAAAGCGGCTTCAGAAGGAGCAGGACGATGTCGAATTGGTCTTCAGCTCGCCGAACGCATTCTTCGAAGATATGGAAAGACAGAATCTTCCATTGCCAGTCGTCCATGATGATCTGCAGCATCATGCAAGCGGCTGCTACGCGGCGCATTCGGGCGTGAAGCAGTGGAACCGTAGAGCGGAGAATCTGATGGCGACGGCGGAGAAGATATCTTCGATTGCCGCATGGACGACCGGACAGCCTTACCCGAAGGATTATGACCGCGCATGGAAAAATATCTTGTTCAATCAGTTCCACGACATTCTGGCGGGTACGAGCATCGAAACGGCGTATGACGATGCAAGGAACGAATACGGCGAGGCGCTTGCCATTGCTTCGCGCGGATTGAACTTTGCCGTGCAATCCTTGTCATGGAATATTCATATCGAGGAAGAGGAGAACATGAAACCGATCGTGGTGTTCAATCCTCATGCTTGGGAGAGCCGCGTGAACGTCGAAGTCGAAGTCGGCAGCCTCAAGGACGAACATGTGCTAATCGATGACGAGGGTCGTCCTGTCGCCTTCCAACGGATCCAGCCGTCCGCTACCAGCAATGGACGGTACCGGCTGAGCTTTATTGCGGGTCTGCCGTCACTTGGCTACCGCGTCTATAGATTGACCTCGAATCCTTCAGCGCTCAAAGCAATGGCGTCGCCCGTCAAAGCGAACGATTATTCGATGGAGAACGGGCGTTTCCGAATCGAATTCGACCCGAACACCGGATATATCGTTTCGCTTCGCGATAAGCACCATGATGTCGAAGTGTTCCGGAATGCGGCGGCAAGGCCGGTCGTCATCGAGGACAAGTCGGATACATGGAGCCATAACGTGTTTCATTTCAATAATGTGATCGGTGCGTTTACCGCCAGTCGCGTGCAGCTCGTCGAGCATGGTCCCGTTAAATCCGTGATCCGCGTCACTAGCGATTACGGGCGTTCTTCGCTCGTGCAGGATTTTACAATGTATGCCGAGCTTGACCATATCGACGTGAAGGCAACGATCGATTGGCGCGAGCAGTTCAAGATGCTCAAGCTTGTCTTCCCGGTTAATTTGATCTTCACCCGCCAGTCTTATGAACAGCCTTACGGCTACATCGAACGGGCGCATAACGGCGAGGAGGAGCCGGGTCAATCGTGGATCGATTACTCGGGCATCACGAGAGACACGAGCAAGGTTTATGGCGTGAGCTTGATCAACGACTCCAAATACAGCTACAGCATCCATAACAAAGAGATGGCGATTACGCTGCTTCGCAGTCCGATTTATGCGCATCATGATCCGCTCGTCCCTTCGGATACCGGGCATTATTCCTTTATCGACCAGGGCATTCAGACCTTGCACTACGCAATCCTGCCGCATGAAGGAACTTGGGAAACGGCCGGAACCGTGAAGCGGGCGGCGGAACTGAACCAGCGTCCGATTACCGTGATCGAAACCTATCATAAGGGCGAGCTCCCGCAGCGGGATTCGTACCTGTCGGTCGACGTCGACAACGTGCTGGTCAGTGTCTTGAAGAAGTCCGAGGACAATGACGATCTCATACTTCGTGCCTATGAAACGGCGAAAACGAGCACGCGGGCTGTCATTGCGCTGCCGAAATGGAATCGGAGGATCGAGGCGGATTTCGGCCCTTGCGAAATTAAGACCTTCCGGATTCCGAAGGATGCAAGCTTGCCGGTTACGGAGACGAATCTGATCGAATGGGAGCTTGAATCCTAG